The segment tttttggtcttgaattttgggatgttacatatctatatatatatatatatatatatatatatatatatatatatatatatatatatatatatagtatatttgAATAAGGAAATCATTATTTTCCAAAAAATTGGGATCCTAAGATATCAACTTGGAGATTTTTAACTATTCATCTGAAAAAAAAAGATATCAGTTATAttgattcaaaatttcaaattaattaacttgcttatttaatgagttttaaaattcaaaccGTTATCTCAAATTGATTCATCTTACGTGGGATATACTGCGAAataaattatgaataatattGACTTTAATTTTGACTCACAAATATTTTGCTAATTTAATGGGATTAGATTAGATTTTGTGGGTTAATAACCGAATTATTGATATGCATATTTAATGAGTTAAAAAAAACTAAACGGATTtgaattttgaagccaaaagctataaataagggagttaaagtagaaacaatattaattataaaatatgatatttcgtatataaatagaatgatatgcttcaattgataacataattgctgaatttaaagattctataattaaatgtaattgtgtttgatttttatttggggaagatgatgtcGATAATTTGATCTAAGAGTGGAAAACATATTATTGAAGTCCAATCAAGGGTCCTGATTACGTCATTGGTGAATGAAGGGTTCACTTGTAATAATATTTAGATATGAATGAAACTAATATGCTTAAAgtagattgattaatttttttcatgACCTCTCAACATGAATACATTAATAACATGTAATAAGAAGAGAGAGTAAATGCAAGAAATTAGAGAATGAGAAGGAGAACAAAGTAAAGAAAGAACCTAGTAAAAAGAATTAAAGAAGAAAATTGCTAAAGAAGAACACTGTAAATTGTAGGACTCAATCCAAAATCGTAAGAATAACAACTTCAATGTAAtcgtatgtgtatatatatatatatatatatatatatatatatatatatatatatatatatatatatatatatatatatatatatatatatggtgtttttgaataatcaaataattataattatcttctaaaaaaaTAGGATCCTAAAATATTATCTTGGAGATTTCCGGCTATTAATcaagaaaaaaagaaagaaatcaGTTATATTAATTCAAATTTACAAATTCATTGACTTgcttattttatgagttttaaaattcaaacaTTATCTCAAATCGATTCATTTTATGTGAGATATTTTTTGagataaattattaattatagtgactttaattttgactctCAAATATTTTGCAGATTTAATTGGATTAGATTATATTTTATAGGTTAATAACCAAATTAATGATATGCTTATTTACAGAGTTATTTAAAAAAACGGATttaaattttgaagccaaaagctataaataagaaagttaaattagaaacaatattaattatagaaattgATATCTTCTATATATTCAATTGATAAtataattgttgaatttaaagattatataattaaatataattgtttTTGAATTCTATTTaggaaagatgatgtcatcactTTGATCTAATGGTGTAAAATatatgattgaaatacaatcaatgaccttgattgcttcattggtgaattaaaagttctcttttaataatatttagagatgagGTAAACCAATGTGCTTGGATTCAAATGGACAAATTTTCAAGAAGATCTAACTCATTGTCCTTTGGTTCGAATGAAAAATGATGCACAGGAGCTACGATGTGCTGCAATTACCGATTTAAATGGACGAATTTTTAGGATATATTGCACCAATGAATCTGGTATGAAGCTGcgattttaaaagataaaaaattagggttttttttaggTGAATATGGAAACTGATTCGGGTGGATGAGTTTCCACTGGTAGTTTGCTAGTATCTAGCCTCTTAATGTAGTGCGACATTATATCCCAAATTTCTCTTTATATCTTTAGAAAAGTTGTAATCCCTATCCGCTTGGTTTGAGTTTTAGGCACAAAAGAATGGAGCTAGACATTAATCATTTCGATTaacttatgatttttttaattaacatatatattttgtaaaaatatctggttctataataattatttataaatttcaAGAAATTTTTATGCTTTTTGTCATTAGGATTAGATTTGGTGGGTGGCGGAGAGACAGGGGAATATAAATAGTTTAGTAGATAATGATTTGTTAATCAATTTTTTAAATGGATGCTAAACGATTAATTAGTTTCTTATCATGATACTTTGTGCTTATGAATTTTTGCACAATCTTAAACATTTATGTTTTAAACAATTTCTTATGAATTGTCGTTTAGGAatttaattatttcatttttttcgtTGGATGTTTGAAGCCATCGAAAATGACTATACCATTGGCAATCATATTTCTTCCACCACCGTCGTCGCCCCCTTCTACCCTTCCGCCAAACAATATCCACCTCCTCTAACTGATTCTTTTTAATCCTGTAAATTGCAGACAATCGTTCTTTCCCTCTCTGTCTCACATAAAAAACCCTTAATTTCTCCTGTCTCGCTCTTCCTATATCACTGAAGATATGGTGAAACTTCAGCAGCTCTTTCAACTTTGTTATTTGATTGATTGGATTTGAGTAAAAAATTGGCCTCAGGTATGTTATAACACAGTCGATGATTTAATTTCAGTTCCGCCCTTTTTTGTAATGAAGCACACCTTTGTCCATTCTCCATCTTCTTTTTTTTCGATCCATGATTTTATCGGATTGGGGCTAATCGGTTTCAATCTGAATCGAAACAATCAATATCGTGTCGTCCCTCTATCTACTTCTCTTTTGATCCAGAAACCCCTTTCTCTAATTGTTTATGTGTGTGTACTGGTCCTGAAATTGATTGCTTCGATACTTGTTTCCACTGCCTTAATACTTAACCATCGCTTTAGATGTTTGTTTCTCGCTTAGTTCGTAGGTTCCCTGGTGATGCCGCTTGCTTTGAAAAACTCAATGAATGCCTATCTAATGTATGTTATCTCATTTGTTTTCTTTATTGGGTACTTTCAAATGATAGTTATTATTAAAATTGCTACTGGTATAATCTCAATTGTGGTATGATATTGTATGCGTAGGGTGGCAGGTGTCTCATTGCTATGGGATTTGATCTACTGGAGGCGCTGTCATGGGTTCAGGTGAACCTTCGATTTTCTTAAGGCCTAAACTCAAGAACACATCACATTGTGGTGATCTGACCTCAATTCCATGTAAATGTATAcaacatatattaattatttaccTGTTATGCATTGAAAATTCTTCAAGTTACCGAATTTATGCTTGCTCAAAAGGGTTTGGTCCCTGGAATGATCTTATTTTGCTTTGTGTTTTTTGTTCTAGAGTTGTATAATTTTCTTTGTTGGCGAATAGGTATCTTGGTAGAATGGGCAGCAAAAGATAGCTCCAACTCCAGAGGTGAATTCCAATTTCCACCTTCCTGTAAGAtaacttttctttttattttccatatttcattatcttttttttgtgttttctttAAATGCTGAAAGTACATTTACTATGTTGGTTGAATCGACAATGTTTATGACATTCTGAAATTTGTGAATGGGATTTTGGGATTTTATGCGGTTGGAAGATTAGTTTCTATGAATTATCAGTCTTGCTTAAGGATAATGGCAGCAGGAACATATAGAGTTCCTCAATATATATTTACAGTTTTCCTTTGGTGTGCAATGATGGTAAGTTTGTATCTTTGAATCTGTAGTGTTTGGTAGGTAGTAATTAAGAAAAGAATGGAATTGTGGATTCCGgtagaatgaaaaaaaaaaacatgtttgtttACCACATAGGAATGGAATGGAGCAATCCTTACATgcgaaatgaaaaaaaattgaaggTGTTTTTTTGGTCCTTGATGTAACGGAATGATATATTATAACTATAAAGTGCTTTTATTTTATAATCTTCGTTAATAACAATCTTTTTGAAAAAAGTCTGATGaaattattatttgttattttttgaAAGCAACTAAGTTTACTTTTTGATTATAATTGTATTTCAAGATTTCATGATGTTCTATTTTTCATTTTGCAATTGCATCATGTTAATTATCTAATAATTTTTTATCTAACAGAATTTGCATCAGCTTCAAATTTAGTTAACTTTCATAGTACATTCCTAAATTTACATAATGGGCCCTGTGTTGATAAAATTTAGTGAAATTCAATCTCTTTgttaatatattaacaaaatggACCTTGTGTTAGTGTGTTACGAAATTTACAAACAaataaaagtacaatgctaagataattgttttcaaaatcaaagtACCATGTTTACATTTCTATTATTAGACTTATCAATTCATTCATGCTTCAGTTTGTTAATctttttctattttgtttttgATAGAGATATCGACAAAATAGAGAAAGTCAACTGCTCGGTTGTAGTCATACATGTAAGTCACTTTTTACCCATTAAGTGATGTAAATCGCTTTATGCAAGAAATTTGTTTTCATAATGAAAGTACAATGTCTAAATGCCTAATTGATTTATAAATCAAAGTCTAAAGAAATAATCACAGtgtttttttgcatttttttataataattgttGTAATGTTGATTACATTGAATACAACTTTAACAACAAGTTTAAGTTTTTCATTTAAACAttatgttcaaagagttttaaaaaaattgtatgaTTTAGATTTATGAAAGCACCATTACACCAATTATGCTAAAAAATGCAAGGATACTGACAATATTCTGTAAGGGAAAAAGGACAAATATGCATTTTTCTTtataaattatgaaaaaaaaacaaatgatgAAAAAAATAGAAACAAATACCACACTTTTGTTGTATGGTATCTATAATGTAATGAAAGTAGGATGATATATAAAACTTAAA is part of the Lactuca sativa cultivar Salinas chromosome 7, Lsat_Salinas_v11, whole genome shotgun sequence genome and harbors:
- the LOC111908223 gene encoding uncharacterized protein LOC111908223 isoform X4, producing MGSGILVEWAAKDSSNSRGEFQFPPSFSMNYQSCLRIMAAGTYRVPQYIFTVFLWCAMMRYRQNRESQLLGCSHTSTSEDRGKAKM
- the LOC111908223 gene encoding uncharacterized protein LOC111908223 isoform X2, with the translated sequence MGSGEPSIFLRPKLKNTSHCGDLTSIPCKCILVEWAAKDSSNSRGEFQFPPSFSMNYQSCLRIMAAGTYRVPQYIFTVFLWCAMMRYRQNRESQLLGCSHTSTSEDRGKAKM
- the LOC111908223 gene encoding uncharacterized protein LOC111908223 isoform X3, producing MGSGEPSIFLRPKLKNTSHCGDLTSIPCILVEWAAKDSSNSRGEFQFPPSFSMNYQSCLRIMAAGTYRVPQYIFTVFLWCAMMRYRQNRESQLLGCSHTSTSEDRGKAKM
- the LOC111908223 gene encoding uncharacterized protein LOC111908223 isoform X1, whose protein sequence is MLAQKGLVPGMILFCFVFFVLELYNFLCWRIGILVEWAAKDSSNSRGEFQFPPSFSMNYQSCLRIMAAGTYRVPQYIFTVFLWCAMMRYRQNRESQLLGCSHTSTSEDRGKAKM